From a region of the Neobacillus niacini genome:
- a CDS encoding spore coat protein: MNGMMQNMAGMGAMTDQVVATDFLISAKTGVKNIALALTETSTPEVRDALKQYLMDAVDTHEQISKYMVDKGYYHPNNLSEQLGVDIKAAQTALNLNQSQNQSQNTSS; this comes from the coding sequence ATGAATGGAATGATGCAGAATATGGCAGGCATGGGGGCAATGACAGATCAAGTCGTTGCAACGGATTTTTTAATCTCCGCAAAGACAGGGGTAAAAAATATTGCACTCGCCTTAACTGAAACCTCTACACCAGAAGTAAGAGACGCATTAAAGCAATATCTAATGGATGCAGTGGATACTCACGAACAAATTTCAAAGTATATGGTAGATAAAGGCTATTATCACCCGAATAATCTTTCTGAGCAACTAGGCGTCGATATAAAAGCAGCTCAAACTGCGCTCAACTTAAATCAGTCTCAAAACCAGTCTCAAAATACTTCCTCATAA
- a CDS encoding DUF892 family protein — protein MNTHYLAPHETYELHELLTFKNLCLTKSSTMSALVQDPQLKNILQQDVTKTTGQIQRIQEFMTNRGEQS, from the coding sequence GTGAACACACACTATTTAGCACCGCATGAAACATACGAGTTACATGAATTACTAACGTTTAAAAACCTTTGTTTAACAAAATCATCAACAATGAGTGCACTTGTCCAGGACCCACAGCTTAAGAATATCTTGCAGCAAGATGTTACTAAAACCACTGGTCAAATCCAACGTATCCAAGAATTTATGACTAACAGAGGTGAACAATCATGA
- a CDS encoding NAD(P)H-dependent oxidoreductase, whose amino-acid sequence MENNRIEGFVLLQTKTRKQEILEAFHFRHATKRFNNEKKIKDEDFHLILEAGRLSPSSIGFEPWKFLIIQNETLREKIRKVSWGAQGQLPTASHFIVILARTDVRYDSEYVIEHLKKVKQFPEEILSGLLERTKSFQEFDLPMLDSERALLDWSCRQTYIALGNMMTAAALIGIDSCPIEGFDYRAVNEILQNEGLLENGNLSASVMAAFGYREEDPHRPKTRKTMDQVVQWVK is encoded by the coding sequence ATGGAAAATAATCGAATTGAGGGATTCGTATTGCTACAGACAAAAACTCGTAAGCAAGAAATATTAGAAGCCTTTCATTTTCGCCATGCAACCAAAAGATTCAATAACGAAAAAAAAATTAAAGACGAGGATTTTCACCTCATTTTGGAAGCAGGCAGATTGTCGCCGAGTTCAATCGGATTTGAACCTTGGAAATTTCTAATTATCCAAAACGAGACCTTACGAGAAAAAATAAGGAAGGTATCTTGGGGTGCACAGGGTCAACTACCGACAGCGAGTCATTTCATTGTAATACTTGCAAGAACCGATGTAAGGTATGATTCCGAATACGTAATTGAACATCTGAAAAAGGTTAAACAGTTTCCTGAAGAAATTCTCAGTGGTTTATTAGAACGAACGAAAAGTTTTCAAGAATTTGATTTGCCCATGTTAGATAGTGAACGTGCCTTATTGGATTGGAGCTGCAGGCAAACCTATATCGCTTTGGGAAACATGATGACAGCAGCTGCATTGATTGGTATAGATTCTTGTCCGATTGAGGGTTTTGATTATCGAGCCGTTAACGAAATCCTCCAAAATGAGGGTTTATTAGAAAACGGAAATTTGAGTGCTTCCGTAATGGCTGCATTTGGTTACCGGGAAGAAGACCCACACCGTCCCAAAACCAGAAAGACAATGGATCAAGTTGTTCAATGGGTGAAATGA